In the genome of Magnolia sinica isolate HGM2019 chromosome 2, MsV1, whole genome shotgun sequence, one region contains:
- the LOC131234116 gene encoding protein PHOSPHATE-INDUCED 1-like, which translates to MGFLHLLVLISLFHSSLAARKLTSLVQEQTVLQYHNGPLITGPTSLNLIWYGRFNPSQRAIVTDFFTSLSSTSSPNNPSVSTWWKTTEKYYSLSKTKTPSLLLGKQIIDDRYSLGKSLTSNQIVQLAAKGEQMNAISIVLTSSDVAVEGFCMSRCGTHGSSPMGAQDKKGGSKFAYIWVGNSETQCPGQCAWPFHQPIYGPQGPALVAPNNDVGLDGMIVNIASLLAGTVTNPFGNGYFQGPADAPLEASSACPGIYGKGAYPGYAGKLLVDASTGASYNAHGANGRKYLLPAVYDPTTSTCSTLV; encoded by the coding sequence ATGGGATTTTTACATCTCCTAGTCCTaatctctctcttccattcttCCTTGGCTGCCAGAAAACTCACTTCCTTGGTCCAAGAACAAACCGTCTTACAGTACCACAATGGCCCACTTATCACCGGCCCCACATCCCTCAACCTCATCTGGTACGGTCGCTTCAACCCCTCCCAACGTGCTATCGTCACCGATTTCTTCACTTccctctcctccacctcttcccCAAATAACCCCTCCGTCTCCACCTGGTGGAAAACCACTGAAAAATACTACTCTCTTTCCAAAACCAAAACCCCTTCCCTCCTCCTCGGAAAGCAGATCATCGACGATAGGTATTCCCTCGGCAAATCCCTGACATCCAACCAGATCGTACAGCTGGCAGCCAAGGGCGAGCAGATGAATGCCATCAGCATTGTCCTTACCTCATCTGACGTGGCGGTCGAGGGCTTCTGCATGAGCCGGTGCGGGACCCACGGGTCTTCCCCCATGGGTGCGCAGGATAAGAAGGGCGGGTCGAAGTTCGCGTACATCTGGGTCGGGAACTCAGAAACTCAGTGCCCGGGTCAGTGCGCGTGGCCATTCCACCAACCGATCTACGGACCGCAGGGCCCGGCCTTGGTCGCGCCCAACAACGACGTTGGCCTTGATGGCATGATCGTAAATATCGCGAGTCTTTTGGCCGGAACTGTAACGAACCCTTTCGGGAACGGGTACTTCCAAGGACCCGCGGACGCACCTCTCGAGGCGTCCTCGGCCTGCCCTGGGATTTATGGTAAGGGAGCGTATCCCGGTTACGCAGGGAAGCTGCTCGTGGATGCGAGTACGGGTGCGAGCTATAATGCGCATGGGGCAAACGGTAGGAAATACCTGCTCCCGGCTGTATACGACCCTACCACGTCAACATGTTCGACTCTCGTCTAG